From a single bacterium genomic region:
- the glnA gene encoding type I glutamate--ammonia ligase yields MNASEVIKLIEEKGIRFVDFKFMDFPGTQQHFTVPSTAVDADTFEEGLGFDGSSIRGWSTIDQSDMLVMPDPATAMVDPFSEVPTLTIVGNIVDPITKEKYSRDPRNTALKAEAYLKSTGIGDSVFVGPELEFFVFSEARMEYTSNTGLFYVDSPEGIWNSAKDERADFGRPNLGHKIDHKGGYFPAPPTDTLHNLRSEIVDIMISAGMNIEAHHHEVATGGQCEIDMRFDKMTHMADMCALYKYIVKNVCARHGLSACFMPKPLFGDNGSGMHTHMSIWKDSKNLFAGNGYAGLSEQALHFIGGILKHARSVLAFTNPTTNSYKRLVPGYEAPVNLAYSQRNRSAAIRIPMYSQSDKAKRIEFRCPDPSCNPYWAFAALLMAGLDGIQNRISPGDPLDKNIYDLPADVAKSIPKACGSLDEALQALEEDHEFLLKGDVFTEDVIETWIDYKVEAEVDALRLRPHPYEFLLYYDC; encoded by the coding sequence ATGAATGCATCCGAAGTCATCAAACTGATCGAAGAGAAGGGAATCCGGTTCGTGGACTTTAAGTTCATGGATTTCCCAGGGACCCAGCAGCACTTCACCGTGCCTTCCACCGCGGTCGACGCGGACACCTTTGAAGAAGGCCTGGGCTTCGACGGCTCGTCGATCCGCGGCTGGTCCACCATCGATCAGTCGGACATGCTTGTTATGCCGGACCCCGCGACTGCCATGGTCGACCCCTTCTCCGAGGTCCCGACCCTGACGATCGTCGGCAACATCGTCGACCCGATCACCAAGGAGAAGTACAGCCGCGACCCGCGTAACACGGCCCTGAAGGCCGAGGCTTACCTGAAGTCCACGGGCATCGGCGACAGCGTCTTTGTCGGTCCCGAGCTCGAGTTCTTCGTCTTCAGCGAAGCCCGCATGGAGTACACCTCCAACACCGGCCTGTTCTACGTCGACTCTCCGGAAGGCATCTGGAATTCTGCAAAGGACGAGCGCGCCGACTTCGGGCGTCCAAACCTCGGGCACAAGATCGACCACAAGGGCGGCTACTTCCCCGCTCCCCCCACGGATACGCTGCACAACCTGCGTAGCGAGATCGTCGACATCATGATCTCCGCCGGCATGAACATCGAAGCGCACCACCACGAAGTCGCCACCGGTGGCCAGTGCGAGATCGACATGCGCTTCGACAAGATGACCCACATGGCCGACATGTGCGCTCTCTACAAGTACATCGTGAAGAACGTCTGCGCCCGCCACGGCCTGTCGGCGTGCTTCATGCCCAAGCCGCTGTTTGGCGACAATGGCTCCGGCATGCACACCCACATGTCGATCTGGAAGGACAGCAAGAACCTGTTCGCAGGCAATGGCTACGCCGGACTCAGCGAGCAGGCCCTGCACTTCATCGGCGGTATCCTGAAGCACGCCCGCTCGGTGTTGGCCTTCACGAACCCGACCACGAACAGCTACAAGCGCCTGGTGCCGGGCTACGAAGCACCGGTCAACCTGGCCTACAGCCAGCGCAACCGCAGTGCCGCCATCCGCATCCCGATGTACAGCCAGAGCGACAAGGCCAAGCGCATCGAGTTCCGTTGCCCGGACCCGAGCTGCAACCCGTACTGGGCATTCGCCGCGCTGCTGATGGCCGGCCTGGACGGCATCCAGAATCGCATTTCCCCGGGCGATCCGCTCGACAAGAACATCTACGATCTGCCCGCCGACGTGGCGAAGAGCATCCCGAAGGCCTGCGGCTCGCTGGACGAGGCGCTTCAGGCTCTCGAGGAAGATCACGAGTTCCTGCTGAAGGGCGACGTGTTCACCGAGGATGTGATCGAGACTTGGATCGACTACAAGGTCGAGGCCGAAGTGGACGCGCTGCGCCTTCGCCCGCATCCCTACGAGTTCCTGTTGTACTACGACTGCTGA
- a CDS encoding P-II family nitrogen regulator encodes MKKIEAIIKPHKIEDVRTALSNIGIIGITAWDVRGFGRQKGHQELYRGSEYQVSFVPKIKLEVVVPDGKVDEAVEAITGAAKSGTIGDGKVFVGSVEHSVRIRTGETGEEAL; translated from the coding sequence ATGAAAAAAATCGAAGCGATCATCAAACCGCACAAGATCGAGGATGTCCGGACAGCCCTGTCCAACATTGGCATCATCGGAATTACCGCCTGGGATGTGCGCGGCTTCGGCCGCCAGAAGGGCCACCAGGAACTCTATCGCGGCAGCGAGTATCAAGTGAGCTTCGTGCCGAAGATCAAACTCGAAGTCGTCGTTCCCGACGGCAAGGTGGACGAAGCGGTCGAAGCCATCACCGGCGCCGCCAAGTCCGGTACCATCGGCGACGGCAAGGTCTTCGTTGGCAGCGTCGAGCACTCTGTTCGCATCCGGACCGGCGAGACCGGCGAGGAAGCGCTCTGA
- the mnmE gene encoding tRNA uridine-5-carboxymethylaminomethyl(34) synthesis GTPase MnmE, translated as MARYVSSEGIRDIICARATAPGAGAIAIVRLSGNGCHDLARSVFRPYAGDLADPDPGRMILGHVCQPEGERIEEGFAIFWRGPRSYTGEDMVEFQTHGSPVGVSQVLEACQVAGARLARPGEFTRRAYLNGKMDLAQAEAVCDLISAHTEAAARAALAQLGGGLSDRLEAIRDRLVPVAAELEASVDYPEEGLEFATRDRLLAAIEESRRELGRLLESAQRGTHLRDGVRLVLGGRPNAGKSSLFNLLVRRERALVTPHPGTTRDTVEAEFDLAGIPVTIVDTAGLRADAGEIEAMGIERALGEFRAADLVLFLIDASGPDPRAIEEYSHVSDRPHFVVANKLDAANAAEAAALPDRFHGPGRRGFLALSAKTRDGVAELERRLVDFLGRAEERAEGALVTNRRHVDAIRTAAQELVSAAEGLAADQSPELLVVSLTEAIGSLDTITGRQGLDEDVLDAIFATFCLGK; from the coding sequence ATGGCGCGCTACGTTTCATCGGAAGGCATTCGCGATATCATCTGCGCTCGGGCGACCGCACCGGGGGCGGGGGCAATCGCGATCGTTCGCCTGAGCGGAAACGGCTGTCACGACCTGGCGCGTTCAGTTTTTCGTCCATACGCAGGCGATCTCGCCGACCCAGATCCAGGGCGCATGATCCTCGGTCATGTTTGCCAGCCAGAGGGGGAGCGCATCGAGGAGGGGTTTGCCATCTTCTGGCGCGGACCCCGTTCATACACTGGCGAGGATATGGTCGAGTTCCAAACCCACGGCAGCCCGGTCGGAGTCTCGCAGGTCCTGGAGGCCTGCCAGGTCGCTGGCGCACGCCTGGCGCGGCCTGGAGAATTCACACGGCGTGCCTATTTGAATGGGAAGATGGATCTCGCGCAGGCGGAGGCTGTCTGTGACCTGATCTCAGCGCATACGGAGGCCGCTGCGCGGGCGGCACTGGCGCAACTCGGTGGCGGTCTGTCGGATCGGCTCGAAGCCATCCGCGATCGCCTGGTGCCGGTCGCAGCCGAACTCGAAGCCTCGGTCGATTACCCGGAGGAAGGACTGGAGTTCGCGACGCGCGATCGATTGCTCGCGGCAATCGAGGAATCGCGCAGAGAACTCGGCCGCCTGCTCGAGTCGGCGCAGCGTGGGACACACCTGCGTGACGGCGTTCGCCTGGTGCTCGGCGGTCGACCAAATGCCGGGAAGTCGAGCCTGTTCAATCTGCTCGTGCGGCGAGAGCGCGCGCTGGTGACGCCTCATCCCGGCACAACGCGCGACACCGTGGAGGCTGAATTCGATCTGGCTGGCATCCCGGTGACGATCGTGGACACGGCGGGATTGCGCGCGGATGCTGGGGAGATCGAAGCAATGGGCATCGAGCGTGCCCTCGGCGAGTTTCGAGCCGCCGATCTGGTGCTGTTCCTGATCGATGCCTCCGGACCCGATCCTCGCGCGATCGAGGAGTACTCGCACGTCAGCGATCGTCCGCACTTCGTTGTGGCCAACAAACTCGACGCGGCCAATGCGGCCGAAGCGGCCGCGCTGCCCGATCGATTCCACGGTCCCGGGCGACGGGGATTCCTGGCTCTCTCAGCAAAAACGAGGGACGGAGTCGCAGAGCTCGAACGGCGACTTGTCGATTTCCTGGGCCGGGCTGAGGAACGCGCGGAAGGGGCGTTGGTCACCAATCGCCGTCACGTCGACGCCATTCGCACTGCGGCGCAGGAGCTTGTGTCCGCGGCTGAGGGACTGGCTGCCGATCAGAGCCCCGAACTGCTCGTCGTCAGTCTCACCGAGGCCATCGGTTCGCTCGACACGATAACGGGCCGCCAGGGATTGGACGAAGATGTCCTGGACGCCATCTTTGCCACCTTCTGTCTCGGGAAGTAA
- a CDS encoding HAD family phosphatase → MATLVEIPGIGPISDASGMRALEACSDGQFRVGREGVVSVTATGDGKVEFIAFEDRTIAYVSSAMGYPAYYPVHATSVEKPLKAVLMDLDGTTVRSESFWIWIIQQTTASLLGNPKFELEEADLPHVSGHSVSEHLQHCIRKYCPEKSVEEARAFYFEHTHREMDEIMKGRGRPGAFTPSPGIGEFLHALKDRGVKLGLVTSGLYEKAWPEILSAFRTLDMGAPEDFYDAIITAGFPLRAGSPGTLGELSPKPHPWLYAEVCRVGLGIPFEDRARVIGIEDSGAGVCSILLAGFAPIGIADGNINESGTRELCRDFCEDFEEILALID, encoded by the coding sequence ATGGCGACTTTGGTGGAGATTCCCGGCATTGGGCCGATCAGCGATGCGTCCGGCATGCGGGCGCTGGAGGCATGCAGCGACGGGCAATTCCGCGTCGGCCGCGAGGGCGTTGTTTCCGTGACGGCGACCGGCGACGGGAAGGTGGAGTTCATCGCCTTCGAGGATCGCACCATCGCCTACGTTTCATCCGCCATGGGCTATCCGGCATATTACCCAGTACATGCAACGTCGGTGGAGAAGCCGCTGAAGGCCGTCCTGATGGACCTGGATGGCACGACGGTCCGCAGCGAGAGCTTCTGGATCTGGATCATTCAGCAGACGACGGCCAGCCTCCTTGGAAACCCGAAGTTTGAGCTGGAGGAAGCCGACCTGCCGCACGTATCCGGCCACAGCGTCTCCGAGCACCTGCAGCACTGCATCCGGAAGTACTGCCCCGAGAAGTCGGTGGAAGAGGCGCGGGCCTTCTACTTCGAGCATACTCATCGCGAAATGGACGAGATCATGAAGGGGCGGGGCCGGCCAGGGGCGTTCACGCCGTCGCCGGGGATCGGCGAGTTCTTGCACGCGCTGAAGGACCGCGGCGTGAAGTTGGGCCTTGTAACGTCGGGGCTCTACGAGAAGGCTTGGCCGGAGATCCTGTCCGCGTTTCGGACCTTGGACATGGGAGCCCCGGAGGACTTCTACGACGCGATCATCACGGCGGGTTTCCCGCTGCGAGCAGGCTCACCGGGCACCTTGGGCGAACTGTCGCCTAAGCCGCATCCTTGGCTGTACGCCGAGGTCTGTCGCGTCGGGCTCGGGATTCCGTTTGAGGACCGCGCGCGCGTGATCGGCATCGAGGACAGCGGTGCGGGCGTCTGCTCCATCCTGCTGGCCGGTTTTGCGCCGATTGGAATCGCGGACGGCAACATCAACGAAAGCGGCACGCGCGAGCTGTGTCGCGATTTCTGTGAGGACTTCGAGGAGATTCTGGCGCTTATCGATTGA